A section of the Lineus longissimus chromosome 1, tnLinLong1.2, whole genome shotgun sequence genome encodes:
- the LOC135500246 gene encoding uncharacterized protein LOC135500246: MTIGDVVVLLAGLILGVLCWWVSRDLYKCKAELDALQKAIETKTSECTSSKDYLKKQLQSTTIELREFNALKQENKKLNERLSQIENALKEAQDQNKRIGKKNEQLQNNRKALESDVVLLKELNQQISETPSRQAALEKDLLVLKRQNREWGYCNERLKTVLENVRICGDKVIDLEAAVTAGDSRRQSEGKRTFELELHVANLKTSLKLSEERRASGQKEKDDFMTSLYECLMNSSRLAQRLDNVTRDCVEVTNNGYCMTATDPSDIFKTVTTVCSVLFLCLIIIIISLRRCYNAACDCRGRIVNLAKKLIAKFHRQSSYYGQYGQRYYYNDRFLRKSKNKSIF, from the exons ATGACAATAGGAGACGT CGTGGTGCTTCTTGCTGGTCTCATCCTCGGCGTCTTGTGCTGGTGGGTCTCCAGAGATTTATATAAATGTAAGGCAGAGCTGGACGCCTTACAAAAAGCCATAGAAACGAAAACTTCCGAATGTACATCAAGTAAGGACTACCTGAAGAAACAGTTGCAGTCCACGACAATTGAATTGAGAGAGTTTAACGCGCTGAAGCAGGAGAATAAGAAATTGAACGAACGTCTTTCgcaaatagaaaatgcattgaaaGAAGCTCAGGATCAGAACAAACGAATTGGGAAAAAGAACGAACAACTTCAGAATAATAGAAAGGCGCTTGAAAGTGACGTGGTACTGCTGAAAGAGCTAAATCAACAAATTTCAGAAACGCCGAGTAGGCAGGCTGCGTTAGAGAAGGATCTCCTTGTGCTAAAGAGGCAGAACAGAGAGTGGGGTTACTGTAATGAGCGACTGAAGACTGTACTTGAAAACGTGCGGATTTGTGGTGATAAAGTCATTGACTTAGAAGCGGCAGTAACGGCTGGAGACTCGAGAAGGCAAAGTGAAGGAAAACGGACATTTGAACTAGAACTTCATGTGGCTAACCTAAAGACATCTTTAAAGCTCTCTGAGGAGAGGAGAGCTTCTGGACAGAAAGAAAAGGACGATTTCATGACATCTCTTTACGAGTGTCTCATGAATTCCAGTAGGCTGGCACAACGCCTCGATAATGTGACCAGGGACTGCGTGGAGGTGACGAACAATGGATACTGCATGACGGCGACTG ATCCAAGCGATATCTTTAAGACAGTTACCACCGTGTGCTCGGTTCTGTTCCTTTgcctgatcatcatcatcatatcactTCGACGCTGCTACAATGCTGCATGTGACTGTAGAGGAAGAATTGTGAACTTGGCAAAGAAGTTGATTGCTAAATTTCATAGGCAGAGTTCCTACTACGGACAATATGGGCAGAGGTATTATTATAACGATCGATTTTTAAGAAAGAGTAAGAACAAAAGCATATTTTGA
- the LOC135500313 gene encoding mitochondrial import receptor subunit TOM22 homolog produces the protein MATTGEKDPKLVLSTGGEEEDDEEIDETLAERLIGLTEMFPKPLRNFSSSVLDLTQRAIKTSYSYGRSGMWVLASSATILVLPLMFEIERSQMEEQQLQQQRQILLGPNAAVSGQAQGPGMAGVPGMMPLPPPPGQAR, from the exons ATGGCAACCACTGGCGAAAAAGACCCTAAATTGGTACTTTCAACTGGGGGAGAGGAAGAAGATGATGAG GAAATTGATGAAACATTGGCTGAACGACTTATTGGTTTGACCGAGATGTTTCCAAAACCATTGAGGAACTTTTCGTCCTCCGTCTTGGACTTGACACAGCGAGCTATCAAGACGAGCTATTCATATGGCCGCTCAGGAATGTGGGTGCTGGCGTCATCAGCCACCATCTTAGTCTTACCTCTAATGTTTGAAATAGAAAGATCACAAATGGAAGAACAACAATTACAGCAACAGAGACAG ATTTTGTTGGGACCAAATGCCGCAGTGTCCGGACAAGCCCAGGGTCCAGGAATGGCTGGTGTTCCAGGAATGATGCCTTTACCTCCACCCCCAGGTCAAGCAAGATAG
- the LOC135500382 gene encoding uncharacterized protein LOC135500382, whose protein sequence is MSYPVKVHIYDLSKGLAKSMSMRILGKQLEGIWHTGILVYDEEYYFGGGGIESCPPCGTILGEPDEAVDLGDTQVPQELFWEYLTALSSERFRPETYNLFDHNCNNFSSEIAMFLTGQDIPAKILDLPKEVGDTPLGGLVRSLMESMGPKGGNTVFQLPHTRGATNVSAANERPNEATNNAAQYSISEKAEVGKGGTNFIIYPISPTSDVYKEFRENLASVATPRDLETLDEFDEYLSKDPKDLKWSVGLEHIRVLGHYLSTCSSKLLTGCLSCLIGMLRYGCQRSDVQHILTRDPDHNIMKTFLLLSYFQPSVQVEVGKLLADCCANKICCDWLLRNTAWPIPPKQTCNCDVTTSSYNELLKNGTTRSTGGAVINNLSLQELPENFCITLAQDVILMLSQELDDDIATKCLEALDRLLPKVKKELLIRIDIRKLEANVEKFAKRNGELSALCQDVERKLNLKS, encoded by the exons ATGTCTTATCCTGTTAAAGTGCACATTTATGACCTTTCTAAAGGTCTTGCGAAGTCAATGTCAATGAGAATTTTGG GTAAACAATTGGAAGGTATATGGCACACTGGAATCCTAGTTTATGATGAAGAATACTACTTTGGAGGTGGGGGAATTGAAAGCTGCCCTCCA TGTGGCACTATTCTCGGAGAACCAGATGAAGCAGTAGATCTTGGGGATACACAAGTACCACAAGAACTATTTTGGGAATACCTGACAGCTTTGTCTTCAGAAAGATTTAG GCCAGAGACTTACAATCTTTTCGACCACAACTGTAACAATTTTAGTTCTGAAATAGCCATGTTTTTAACTGGACAAGATATACCTGCAAAGATTCTTGATTTACCAAAGGAAGTTGGAGATAC gCCCCTTGGTGGGCTCGTGAGAAGTCTCATGGAGTCGATGGGTCCTAAAGGCGGCAATACTGTCTTCCAACTTCCACATACTCGAGGTGCTACCAATGTGTCAGCTGCAAATGAAAGGCCAAATGAGGCCACAAACAATGCTGCTCAATATTCTATCAGTGAGAAGGCTGAAGTCGGCAAAGGGGGAACAAACTTCATTATCTACCCCATATCCCCA ACCAGTGATGTCTACAAGGAGTTCAGAGAAAACCTAGCATCAGTTGCTACCCCAAGAGATTTAGAAACCTTGGATGAATTTGACGAATATCTGTCAAAAGATCCTAAAGATCTCAAGTGGTCAGTGGGCCTGGAACACATCAGGGTATTAG GTCACTATCTGTCGACATGCTCCTCAAAATTGTTGACGGGATGCCTCTCTTGCCTGATTGGAATGCTACGATATGGCTGCCAGAGGAGTGACGTGCAGCATATACTCACCCGAGACCCAGACCACAACATCATGAAAACCTTCCTTCTCCTCTCCTACTTTCAACCCTCCGTTCAAGTTGAAGTAGGAAAATTG CTTGCTGACTGCTGTGCCAACAAGATTTGCTGTGACTGGTTGCTAAGAAACACTGCATGGCCTATTCCACCAAAGCAGACATGTAACTGTGATGTGACAACATCCTCGTACAATGAACTATTGAAAAATGGGACAACACGGTCTACTGGTGGTGCTGTTATCAACAATCTATCTCTTCAAGAG CTTCCAGAGAATTTCTGCATCACACTTGCCCAAGATGTGATCTTAATGTTGAGCCAAGAATTGGATGATGATATCG CCACCAAATGCCTTGAAGCATTGGATAGACTCCTCCCAAAAGTGAAAAAG GAATTGTTAATCAGAATCGACATAAGGAAACTGGAAGCGAATGTTGAGAAATTTGCCAAGAGGAATGGTGAACTTAGTGCCCTCTGCCAAGATGTAGAACGAAAACTTAACTTAAAGAGTTGA
- the LOC135493408 gene encoding E3 ubiquitin-protein ligase MARCHF8-like isoform X2, with the protein MPGMNFKGFCNWSSYQTEETLHPNSPTPPATMAPDRCDSTLSTSSNSMDICRICHCEAEPDLPLISPCMCAGSLKYVHQACLQQWIKSADTKSCELCKYGFMMKTKVKPFRKWQRLDMTTIERRKVFCSVTFHIIAITCVIWSLYVLIDRTTEEIKAGILEWPFWTKLIVVAIGFTGGLVFMYVQCKMYVQLCKRWRAFNRVIYVENCNTNIMKISKSDFEVKKTETGIMLEAAPRDCSTGNVNIGAIPETELV; encoded by the exons ATGCCTGGGATGAATTTCAAGGGATTTTGCAACTGGTCCTCGTACCAAACTGAG GAGACGCTACATCCAAACTCTCCGACTCCACCTGCAACGATGGCTCCAGATAGATGTGACTCCACCCTTTCAACATCGTCCAATTCCATGGATATTTGTCGAATATGTCACTGCGAGGCCGAACCGGACCTTCCCCTTATCTCTCCATGTATGTGTGCGGGGAGTCTAAAATATGTGCACCAAGCGTGCTTACAACAATGGATAAAAAGTGCAGACACTAAATCATGTGAACTTTGTAAATATGGATTTATGATGAAGACAAAAGTCAAACCATTTAGAAAA TGGCAAAGGTTGGATATGACAACCATTGAGCGACGGAAGGTTTTCTGTTCAGTCACGTTCCACATTATTGCCATTACGTGTGTTATCTGGTCCTTATATGTGCTTATAGACAGAACAACAGAGGAAATAAAGGCCGGGATATTGGAATGGCCATTTTGGACAAAATTAATTGTGGTAGCCATTGGGTTTACCGGCGGCCTTGTATTCATGTACGTGCAGTGCAAGATGTACGTTCAGTTGTGCAAACGATGGCGGGCTTTCAACCGAGTGATTTACGTGGAAAATTGCAATACTAATATCAtgaaaatttctaaatcagattttgaggtaaaaaaaacTGAAACTGGGATCATGTTGGAGGCAGCGCCGCGTGACTGTTCAACAGGAAATGTCAACATAGGTGCGATACCAGAAACAGAGCTTGTATAG
- the LOC135493408 gene encoding E3 ubiquitin-protein ligase MARCHF8-like isoform X1: MPLQEICVSPLRRLSSMATKGKEKEKEVESPHKEKGKPAVNMAKETLHPNSPTPPATMAPDRCDSTLSTSSNSMDICRICHCEAEPDLPLISPCMCAGSLKYVHQACLQQWIKSADTKSCELCKYGFMMKTKVKPFRKWQRLDMTTIERRKVFCSVTFHIIAITCVIWSLYVLIDRTTEEIKAGILEWPFWTKLIVVAIGFTGGLVFMYVQCKMYVQLCKRWRAFNRVIYVENCNTNIMKISKSDFEVKKTETGIMLEAAPRDCSTGNVNIGAIPETELV, from the exons ATGCCTCTTCAAGAAATCTGTGTTTCTCCACTGCGGAGACTATCGTCCATGGCAACGAAaggcaaagaaaaggaaaaagaagTGGAAAGTCCACATAAGGAGAAGGGCAAGCCAGCTGTCAACATGGCCAAG GAGACGCTACATCCAAACTCTCCGACTCCACCTGCAACGATGGCTCCAGATAGATGTGACTCCACCCTTTCAACATCGTCCAATTCCATGGATATTTGTCGAATATGTCACTGCGAGGCCGAACCGGACCTTCCCCTTATCTCTCCATGTATGTGTGCGGGGAGTCTAAAATATGTGCACCAAGCGTGCTTACAACAATGGATAAAAAGTGCAGACACTAAATCATGTGAACTTTGTAAATATGGATTTATGATGAAGACAAAAGTCAAACCATTTAGAAAA TGGCAAAGGTTGGATATGACAACCATTGAGCGACGGAAGGTTTTCTGTTCAGTCACGTTCCACATTATTGCCATTACGTGTGTTATCTGGTCCTTATATGTGCTTATAGACAGAACAACAGAGGAAATAAAGGCCGGGATATTGGAATGGCCATTTTGGACAAAATTAATTGTGGTAGCCATTGGGTTTACCGGCGGCCTTGTATTCATGTACGTGCAGTGCAAGATGTACGTTCAGTTGTGCAAACGATGGCGGGCTTTCAACCGAGTGATTTACGTGGAAAATTGCAATACTAATATCAtgaaaatttctaaatcagattttgaggtaaaaaaaacTGAAACTGGGATCATGTTGGAGGCAGCGCCGCGTGACTGTTCAACAGGAAATGTCAACATAGGTGCGATACCAGAAACAGAGCTTGTATAG